A portion of the Moraxella ovis genome contains these proteins:
- the leuS gene encoding leucine--tRNA ligase, whose amino-acid sequence MSLNNYDFKAIEQAQQAKWQADNRYHTDNNDNGKPTRYMLSMFPYPSGKLHMGHVRNYAITDVLSRYYRQKGYDVMQPMGWDAFGLPAENAAIDNEVAPHAWTMSNIEHMRGQLKSLGLSIDWSREFATCNPDYYKWEQWLFLQLYKKGLVYEKLSTVNWDPVDNTVLANEQVIDGRGWRSGAIVEKRDIPMYYFKITDYADELLEDLKTLEGKWPKQVLSMQQNWIGKSHGMELDFAYEIDGQADKLTVFTTRSDTIMGVTYLAVAAEHPLAQYAARHNEAVAQFCAECKQGSVAEADLAKAEKVGMDTGLVAIHPITGQSVPVWVANYVLMSYGSGAVMAVPAHDERDFEFANKYNLPIRQVIDVDGQAYDDKNWQEWYGDKGGVCINSGELDGLNKDDATAKIAQILGDKGKITTQYRLRDWGVSRQRYWGCPIPMINCEYCGTVPVDEADLPVVLPTDVVPDGRGNPLKSMPEFVNCTCPKCGQPAERETDTFDTFVESSWYAQRFTTPHDDTQMVGRAGADKWLAVDQYVGGVEHAVLHLLYARFFHKVMRDEGLVGGDEPFANLLAQGMVLAGTFYRENADGSTTYYFPHEVNVENGEATLIADGQPVVIGKIEKMSKSKNNGVDPQEIIEQYGADTVRLYTLFTAPADQTLEWSDSALKGPHNFVKKVWRIANEHLAAIDGNNNLAIDKNTLTKAAKDLRRKTHETIAKIDVSLGEHLALNTPVSSLMELANEIGSFDVNDTNDLAARHEAIVTLLSMLALYAPHAGEYLLEQFGFDSRAISFPSLDKDTLANDTITMVVQVNGKVRGKMDVATGLDNDTLIGLAKAVDGVDKFLTGEIKKAIVVPNKLVSFVVAG is encoded by the coding sequence ATGAGCCTAAACAATTACGATTTTAAAGCCATTGAGCAAGCCCAGCAAGCCAAATGGCAAGCTGATAACCGCTACCACACCGACAATAACGACAACGGCAAGCCCACCCGCTATATGCTCTCCATGTTCCCCTATCCAAGCGGTAAGCTCCACATGGGACACGTTCGCAACTACGCCATCACAGACGTGTTGTCTCGCTACTACCGCCAAAAGGGCTATGACGTCATGCAACCGATGGGCTGGGACGCTTTTGGCTTGCCTGCCGAAAACGCCGCCATTGACAACGAGGTTGCCCCCCATGCGTGGACGATGTCCAATATCGAGCATATGCGTGGGCAACTAAAATCGCTAGGTCTTTCCATTGACTGGTCTCGTGAGTTCGCCACTTGCAATCCTGACTACTATAAATGGGAGCAATGGCTATTTTTACAGCTTTACAAAAAAGGCTTGGTATATGAGAAGCTATCCACCGTAAACTGGGACCCTGTGGACAATACCGTCCTTGCCAACGAACAAGTCATAGACGGTCGTGGATGGCGCTCTGGCGCAATCGTTGAAAAACGCGACATCCCAATGTACTACTTCAAAATCACCGATTACGCTGACGAACTCTTAGAAGACCTAAAAACCCTAGAAGGTAAATGGCCAAAACAAGTCCTATCCATGCAACAAAACTGGATCGGCAAAAGCCACGGCATGGAGCTGGACTTCGCTTATGAGATCGATGGTCAAGCCGACAAGCTCACCGTGTTCACCACCCGCTCTGATACCATCATGGGCGTGACTTACCTTGCAGTTGCAGCCGAGCACCCATTGGCTCAATACGCCGCCCGTCACAACGAAGCGGTCGCCCAATTCTGCGCAGAATGCAAACAAGGCTCAGTCGCAGAAGCAGACCTCGCCAAAGCCGAGAAAGTCGGCATGGATACAGGCTTGGTTGCAATCCACCCCATCACAGGTCAAAGTGTGCCTGTCTGGGTTGCCAACTACGTACTGATGAGCTATGGTTCGGGCGCAGTCATGGCAGTACCCGCCCACGATGAACGCGACTTTGAATTTGCCAATAAATACAACCTACCCATCCGCCAAGTGATCGACGTGGACGGACAGGCTTATGATGATAAAAACTGGCAAGAATGGTATGGCGACAAAGGCGGTGTGTGCATTAATTCAGGCGAGCTAGATGGCCTTAATAAAGATGACGCCACCGCTAAGATCGCACAGATTCTAGGCGACAAAGGCAAAATCACCACTCAGTATCGTCTGCGTGACTGGGGTGTGTCTCGTCAGCGTTATTGGGGCTGCCCAATTCCGATGATCAACTGCGAATACTGCGGCACTGTTCCTGTCGATGAAGCCGATCTGCCTGTCGTATTACCGACTGATGTCGTGCCTGACGGACGTGGCAACCCACTTAAATCCATGCCAGAATTCGTCAACTGCACCTGCCCAAAATGCGGACAGCCTGCCGAGCGCGAGACAGATACCTTTGATACCTTCGTAGAGAGTAGCTGGTATGCTCAGCGCTTCACCACACCACATGACGACACGCAGATGGTCGGTCGTGCAGGCGCAGACAAATGGCTTGCTGTAGATCAGTATGTGGGCGGTGTTGAGCATGCGGTGCTACACTTATTATACGCTCGCTTCTTCCATAAGGTCATGCGTGACGAGGGTCTGGTCGGTGGCGACGAGCCATTTGCCAACCTACTGGCTCAGGGTATGGTTCTGGCAGGAACATTCTATCGTGAGAATGCGGACGGTTCGACGACTTACTATTTCCCACACGAGGTTAATGTCGAGAATGGTGAAGCGACCCTCATCGCCGACGGTCAGCCTGTCGTGATCGGTAAGATCGAGAAGATGTCAAAATCGAAGAACAACGGCGTTGACCCACAAGAGATCATCGAGCAATATGGTGCTGACACCGTCCGTCTATACACGCTATTTACCGCACCTGCCGATCAGACACTAGAGTGGTCAGATTCAGCACTAAAAGGCCCGCACAACTTCGTCAAAAAAGTATGGCGCATCGCCAATGAGCACCTAGCCGCCATCGATGGCAACAACAACCTTGCAATCGATAAGAATACACTAACCAAAGCTGCCAAAGACCTACGCCGTAAGACGCACGAGACCATCGCCAAGATCGATGTCAGTCTGGGAGAGCATCTGGCGCTAAACACGCCCGTCTCATCTCTCATGGAGCTTGCTAATGAGATTGGCAGCTTCGATGTGAATGACACCAACGACTTGGCAGCACGTCACGAAGCCATCGTTACGCTACTGTCGATGCTGGCTCTGTATGCGCCTCATGCTGGTGAGTATCTGCTAGAGCAATTCGGCTTTGATAGTCGTGCCATCAGCTTCCCCAGCCTTGACAAAGACACCCTTGCCAATGACACCATTACCATGGTCGTGCAGGTAAACGGCAAGGTTCGCGGCAAGATGGATGTAGCGACAGGCTTGGATAATGACACGCTTATCGGCCTTGCCAAAGCTGTCGATGGCGTCGATAAATTCTTGACGGGCGAGATCAAAAAAGCCATCGTCGTACCAAATAAACTGGTCAGCTTCGTGGTTGCAGGCTGA
- a CDS encoding arsenate reductase family protein, with translation MTTIYGIKNCNTMKKAFDFLNQNGITHEFFDYKKSVLSQDDFAKFMATFGEKVINKQGTTYRKLDDDTKAILTSGDTSAMYEIVKANQSVLKRPIVVGDDVALIGFDESEWGKAFGLV, from the coding sequence ATGACGACCATTTATGGCATAAAAAACTGCAACACCATGAAAAAAGCATTTGATTTTTTAAATCAAAATGGCATAACGCATGAGTTTTTTGATTATAAAAAGTCGGTATTAAGCCAAGATGACTTCGCCAAATTTATGGCAACCTTTGGCGAAAAAGTCATCAACAAGCAAGGCACCACTTACCGCAAATTGGACGATGACACCAAAGCCATCTTGACCAGTGGCGACACGAGTGCCATGTATGAGATTGTCAAAGCCAACCAAAGCGTCTTAAAACGCCCGATAGTCGTGGGCGATGATGTGGCACTGATTGGTTTTGATGAGAGTGAGTGGGGTAAAGCATTCGGGCTGGTATAA